The Ficedula albicollis isolate OC2 chromosome 24, FicAlb1.5, whole genome shotgun sequence genome contains a region encoding:
- the B3GAT1 gene encoding galactosylgalactosylxylosylprotein 3-beta-glucuronosyltransferase 1 isoform X2 has protein sequence MGNEELWAQSVLEMPKRRDILAIVLIVLPWTLLITVWHQSTIAPLLAVHKDDGGDSQRDLAAGLDSKEYCLSDRDIVEVVRTEYVYTRPPPWSDTLPTIHVVTPTYSRPVQKAELTRLANTLLHVPNLHWILVEDSQRRTPLITRLLRDTGLNYTHLNVETPRNYKLRGDTRDPRIPRGTMQRNLALRWLRETFNKNSTQPGIVYFADDDNTYSLELFEEMRSTRKVSVWPVAFVGGLRYESPKVNAAGKVYGWKTVFDPHRPFAIDMAGFAVNLRLVLQRPQAYFKLRGVKGGYQESSLLRELVTLGDLEPRAANCTKILVWHTRTEKPVLVNEGKKGFTDPNVEI, from the exons ATGG GTAATGAGGAGCTGTGGGCCCAGTCAGTCTTGGAGATGCCGAAGAGACGAGACATCCTGGCTATCGTGCTGATAGTTCTGCCCTGGACTCTCCTAATCACCGTCTGGCACCAGAGCACCATTGCTCCACTGCTTGCAGTGCACAAGG ATGATGGTGGTGACTCCCAGCGTGATCTCGCTGCAGGCTTGGACTCCAAGGAATACTGCCTGTCGGACCGGGACATAGTGGAGGTGGTGAGGACAGAGTACGTGTACACGCGCCCACCGCCGTGGTCAGACACGCTGCCCACCATCCACGTGGTCACCCCCACCTACAGCCGGCCGgtgcagaaggcagagctgacCAGGCTGGCCAACACGCTGCTGCACGTGCCCAACCTGCACTGGATCCTGGTGGAGGACTCGCAGCGCCGCACGCCGCTCATCACGCGCCTGCTGCGCGACACGGGGCTCAACTACACGCACCTCAACGTGGAGACGCCGCGCAACTACAAACTGCGCGGGGACACCAGGGACCCCCGCATCCCCCGCGGCACCATGCAGAGGAACCTGGCCCTCAGGTGGCTCAGAGAGACCTTTAACAAGAACAGCACCCAGCCCGGCATTGTTTACTTTGCTGATGATGATAACACCTACAGCCTGGAGCTCTTCGAGGAG ATGCGCAGCACCAGGAAGGTGTCGGTGTGGCCCGTGGCCTTCGTGGGCGGCCTGCGCTACGAGTCGCCCAAGGTGAACGCGGCGGGGAAGGTGTACGGCTGGAAAACCGTGTTTGACCCGCACCGGCCCTTCGCCATCGACATGGCCGGCTTCGCCGTCAACCTGCGCCTGGTCCTGCAGCGCCCCCAGGCCTACTTCAAGCTGCGCGGCGTCAAGGGCGGCTACCAGGAGAGCAGCCTGCTGCGCGAGCTCGTCACCCTCGGCGACCTGGAGCCCCGGGCCGCCAACTGCACCAAG ATTTTAGTCTGGCACACAAGGACAGAGAAGCCTGTGCTGGTGAACGAGGGCAAGAAAGGATTCACAGATCCCAATGTGGAAATCTGA
- the B3GAT1 gene encoding galactosylgalactosylxylosylprotein 3-beta-glucuronosyltransferase 1 isoform X6 yields MGLDSKEYCLSDRDIVEVVRTEYVYTRPPPWSDTLPTIHVVTPTYSRPVQKAELTRLANTLLHVPNLHWILVEDSQRRTPLITRLLRDTGLNYTHLNVETPRNYKLRGDTRDPRIPRGTMQRNLALRWLRETFNKNSTQPGIVYFADDDNTYSLELFEEMRSTRKVSVWPVAFVGGLRYESPKVNAAGKVYGWKTVFDPHRPFAIDMAGFAVNLRLVLQRPQAYFKLRGVKGGYQESSLLRELVTLGDLEPRAANCTKILVWHTRTEKPVLVNEGKKGFTDPNVEI; encoded by the exons ATGG GCTTGGACTCCAAGGAATACTGCCTGTCGGACCGGGACATAGTGGAGGTGGTGAGGACAGAGTACGTGTACACGCGCCCACCGCCGTGGTCAGACACGCTGCCCACCATCCACGTGGTCACCCCCACCTACAGCCGGCCGgtgcagaaggcagagctgacCAGGCTGGCCAACACGCTGCTGCACGTGCCCAACCTGCACTGGATCCTGGTGGAGGACTCGCAGCGCCGCACGCCGCTCATCACGCGCCTGCTGCGCGACACGGGGCTCAACTACACGCACCTCAACGTGGAGACGCCGCGCAACTACAAACTGCGCGGGGACACCAGGGACCCCCGCATCCCCCGCGGCACCATGCAGAGGAACCTGGCCCTCAGGTGGCTCAGAGAGACCTTTAACAAGAACAGCACCCAGCCCGGCATTGTTTACTTTGCTGATGATGATAACACCTACAGCCTGGAGCTCTTCGAGGAG ATGCGCAGCACCAGGAAGGTGTCGGTGTGGCCCGTGGCCTTCGTGGGCGGCCTGCGCTACGAGTCGCCCAAGGTGAACGCGGCGGGGAAGGTGTACGGCTGGAAAACCGTGTTTGACCCGCACCGGCCCTTCGCCATCGACATGGCCGGCTTCGCCGTCAACCTGCGCCTGGTCCTGCAGCGCCCCCAGGCCTACTTCAAGCTGCGCGGCGTCAAGGGCGGCTACCAGGAGAGCAGCCTGCTGCGCGAGCTCGTCACCCTCGGCGACCTGGAGCCCCGGGCCGCCAACTGCACCAAG ATTTTAGTCTGGCACACAAGGACAGAGAAGCCTGTGCTGGTGAACGAGGGCAAGAAAGGATTCACAGATCCCAATGTGGAAATCTGA
- the B3GAT1 gene encoding galactosylgalactosylxylosylprotein 3-beta-glucuronosyltransferase 1 isoform X5: MDDGGDSQRDLAAGLDSKEYCLSDRDIVEVVRTEYVYTRPPPWSDTLPTIHVVTPTYSRPVQKAELTRLANTLLHVPNLHWILVEDSQRRTPLITRLLRDTGLNYTHLNVETPRNYKLRGDTRDPRIPRGTMQRNLALRWLRETFNKNSTQPGIVYFADDDNTYSLELFEEMRSTRKVSVWPVAFVGGLRYESPKVNAAGKVYGWKTVFDPHRPFAIDMAGFAVNLRLVLQRPQAYFKLRGVKGGYQESSLLRELVTLGDLEPRAANCTKILVWHTRTEKPVLVNEGKKGFTDPNVEI, encoded by the exons ATGG ATGATGGTGGTGACTCCCAGCGTGATCTCGCTGCAGGCTTGGACTCCAAGGAATACTGCCTGTCGGACCGGGACATAGTGGAGGTGGTGAGGACAGAGTACGTGTACACGCGCCCACCGCCGTGGTCAGACACGCTGCCCACCATCCACGTGGTCACCCCCACCTACAGCCGGCCGgtgcagaaggcagagctgacCAGGCTGGCCAACACGCTGCTGCACGTGCCCAACCTGCACTGGATCCTGGTGGAGGACTCGCAGCGCCGCACGCCGCTCATCACGCGCCTGCTGCGCGACACGGGGCTCAACTACACGCACCTCAACGTGGAGACGCCGCGCAACTACAAACTGCGCGGGGACACCAGGGACCCCCGCATCCCCCGCGGCACCATGCAGAGGAACCTGGCCCTCAGGTGGCTCAGAGAGACCTTTAACAAGAACAGCACCCAGCCCGGCATTGTTTACTTTGCTGATGATGATAACACCTACAGCCTGGAGCTCTTCGAGGAG ATGCGCAGCACCAGGAAGGTGTCGGTGTGGCCCGTGGCCTTCGTGGGCGGCCTGCGCTACGAGTCGCCCAAGGTGAACGCGGCGGGGAAGGTGTACGGCTGGAAAACCGTGTTTGACCCGCACCGGCCCTTCGCCATCGACATGGCCGGCTTCGCCGTCAACCTGCGCCTGGTCCTGCAGCGCCCCCAGGCCTACTTCAAGCTGCGCGGCGTCAAGGGCGGCTACCAGGAGAGCAGCCTGCTGCGCGAGCTCGTCACCCTCGGCGACCTGGAGCCCCGGGCCGCCAACTGCACCAAG ATTTTAGTCTGGCACACAAGGACAGAGAAGCCTGTGCTGGTGAACGAGGGCAAGAAAGGATTCACAGATCCCAATGTGGAAATCTGA
- the B3GAT1 gene encoding galactosylgalactosylxylosylprotein 3-beta-glucuronosyltransferase 1 isoform X1: MCSAVLSLGFSLSGNEELWAQSVLEMPKRRDILAIVLIVLPWTLLITVWHQSTIAPLLAVHKDDGGDSQRDLAAGLDSKEYCLSDRDIVEVVRTEYVYTRPPPWSDTLPTIHVVTPTYSRPVQKAELTRLANTLLHVPNLHWILVEDSQRRTPLITRLLRDTGLNYTHLNVETPRNYKLRGDTRDPRIPRGTMQRNLALRWLRETFNKNSTQPGIVYFADDDNTYSLELFEEMRSTRKVSVWPVAFVGGLRYESPKVNAAGKVYGWKTVFDPHRPFAIDMAGFAVNLRLVLQRPQAYFKLRGVKGGYQESSLLRELVTLGDLEPRAANCTKILVWHTRTEKPVLVNEGKKGFTDPNVEI; this comes from the exons aTGTGCTCTGCTGTTCTGTCTCTGGGGTTTTCACTGTCAGGTAATGAGGAGCTGTGGGCCCAGTCAGTCTTGGAGATGCCGAAGAGACGAGACATCCTGGCTATCGTGCTGATAGTTCTGCCCTGGACTCTCCTAATCACCGTCTGGCACCAGAGCACCATTGCTCCACTGCTTGCAGTGCACAAGG ATGATGGTGGTGACTCCCAGCGTGATCTCGCTGCAGGCTTGGACTCCAAGGAATACTGCCTGTCGGACCGGGACATAGTGGAGGTGGTGAGGACAGAGTACGTGTACACGCGCCCACCGCCGTGGTCAGACACGCTGCCCACCATCCACGTGGTCACCCCCACCTACAGCCGGCCGgtgcagaaggcagagctgacCAGGCTGGCCAACACGCTGCTGCACGTGCCCAACCTGCACTGGATCCTGGTGGAGGACTCGCAGCGCCGCACGCCGCTCATCACGCGCCTGCTGCGCGACACGGGGCTCAACTACACGCACCTCAACGTGGAGACGCCGCGCAACTACAAACTGCGCGGGGACACCAGGGACCCCCGCATCCCCCGCGGCACCATGCAGAGGAACCTGGCCCTCAGGTGGCTCAGAGAGACCTTTAACAAGAACAGCACCCAGCCCGGCATTGTTTACTTTGCTGATGATGATAACACCTACAGCCTGGAGCTCTTCGAGGAG ATGCGCAGCACCAGGAAGGTGTCGGTGTGGCCCGTGGCCTTCGTGGGCGGCCTGCGCTACGAGTCGCCCAAGGTGAACGCGGCGGGGAAGGTGTACGGCTGGAAAACCGTGTTTGACCCGCACCGGCCCTTCGCCATCGACATGGCCGGCTTCGCCGTCAACCTGCGCCTGGTCCTGCAGCGCCCCCAGGCCTACTTCAAGCTGCGCGGCGTCAAGGGCGGCTACCAGGAGAGCAGCCTGCTGCGCGAGCTCGTCACCCTCGGCGACCTGGAGCCCCGGGCCGCCAACTGCACCAAG ATTTTAGTCTGGCACACAAGGACAGAGAAGCCTGTGCTGGTGAACGAGGGCAAGAAAGGATTCACAGATCCCAATGTGGAAATCTGA
- the B3GAT1 gene encoding galactosylgalactosylxylosylprotein 3-beta-glucuronosyltransferase 1 isoform X3 codes for MCSAVLSLGFSLSGNEELWAQSVLEMPKRRDILAIVLIVLPWTLLITVWHQSTIAPLLAVHKGLDSKEYCLSDRDIVEVVRTEYVYTRPPPWSDTLPTIHVVTPTYSRPVQKAELTRLANTLLHVPNLHWILVEDSQRRTPLITRLLRDTGLNYTHLNVETPRNYKLRGDTRDPRIPRGTMQRNLALRWLRETFNKNSTQPGIVYFADDDNTYSLELFEEMRSTRKVSVWPVAFVGGLRYESPKVNAAGKVYGWKTVFDPHRPFAIDMAGFAVNLRLVLQRPQAYFKLRGVKGGYQESSLLRELVTLGDLEPRAANCTKILVWHTRTEKPVLVNEGKKGFTDPNVEI; via the exons aTGTGCTCTGCTGTTCTGTCTCTGGGGTTTTCACTGTCAGGTAATGAGGAGCTGTGGGCCCAGTCAGTCTTGGAGATGCCGAAGAGACGAGACATCCTGGCTATCGTGCTGATAGTTCTGCCCTGGACTCTCCTAATCACCGTCTGGCACCAGAGCACCATTGCTCCACTGCTTGCAGTGCACAAGG GCTTGGACTCCAAGGAATACTGCCTGTCGGACCGGGACATAGTGGAGGTGGTGAGGACAGAGTACGTGTACACGCGCCCACCGCCGTGGTCAGACACGCTGCCCACCATCCACGTGGTCACCCCCACCTACAGCCGGCCGgtgcagaaggcagagctgacCAGGCTGGCCAACACGCTGCTGCACGTGCCCAACCTGCACTGGATCCTGGTGGAGGACTCGCAGCGCCGCACGCCGCTCATCACGCGCCTGCTGCGCGACACGGGGCTCAACTACACGCACCTCAACGTGGAGACGCCGCGCAACTACAAACTGCGCGGGGACACCAGGGACCCCCGCATCCCCCGCGGCACCATGCAGAGGAACCTGGCCCTCAGGTGGCTCAGAGAGACCTTTAACAAGAACAGCACCCAGCCCGGCATTGTTTACTTTGCTGATGATGATAACACCTACAGCCTGGAGCTCTTCGAGGAG ATGCGCAGCACCAGGAAGGTGTCGGTGTGGCCCGTGGCCTTCGTGGGCGGCCTGCGCTACGAGTCGCCCAAGGTGAACGCGGCGGGGAAGGTGTACGGCTGGAAAACCGTGTTTGACCCGCACCGGCCCTTCGCCATCGACATGGCCGGCTTCGCCGTCAACCTGCGCCTGGTCCTGCAGCGCCCCCAGGCCTACTTCAAGCTGCGCGGCGTCAAGGGCGGCTACCAGGAGAGCAGCCTGCTGCGCGAGCTCGTCACCCTCGGCGACCTGGAGCCCCGGGCCGCCAACTGCACCAAG ATTTTAGTCTGGCACACAAGGACAGAGAAGCCTGTGCTGGTGAACGAGGGCAAGAAAGGATTCACAGATCCCAATGTGGAAATCTGA
- the B3GAT1 gene encoding galactosylgalactosylxylosylprotein 3-beta-glucuronosyltransferase 1 isoform X4 has translation MPKRRDILAIVLIVLPWTLLITVWHQSTIAPLLAVHKDDGGDSQRDLAAGLDSKEYCLSDRDIVEVVRTEYVYTRPPPWSDTLPTIHVVTPTYSRPVQKAELTRLANTLLHVPNLHWILVEDSQRRTPLITRLLRDTGLNYTHLNVETPRNYKLRGDTRDPRIPRGTMQRNLALRWLRETFNKNSTQPGIVYFADDDNTYSLELFEEMRSTRKVSVWPVAFVGGLRYESPKVNAAGKVYGWKTVFDPHRPFAIDMAGFAVNLRLVLQRPQAYFKLRGVKGGYQESSLLRELVTLGDLEPRAANCTKILVWHTRTEKPVLVNEGKKGFTDPNVEI, from the exons ATGCCGAAGAGACGAGACATCCTGGCTATCGTGCTGATAGTTCTGCCCTGGACTCTCCTAATCACCGTCTGGCACCAGAGCACCATTGCTCCACTGCTTGCAGTGCACAAGG ATGATGGTGGTGACTCCCAGCGTGATCTCGCTGCAGGCTTGGACTCCAAGGAATACTGCCTGTCGGACCGGGACATAGTGGAGGTGGTGAGGACAGAGTACGTGTACACGCGCCCACCGCCGTGGTCAGACACGCTGCCCACCATCCACGTGGTCACCCCCACCTACAGCCGGCCGgtgcagaaggcagagctgacCAGGCTGGCCAACACGCTGCTGCACGTGCCCAACCTGCACTGGATCCTGGTGGAGGACTCGCAGCGCCGCACGCCGCTCATCACGCGCCTGCTGCGCGACACGGGGCTCAACTACACGCACCTCAACGTGGAGACGCCGCGCAACTACAAACTGCGCGGGGACACCAGGGACCCCCGCATCCCCCGCGGCACCATGCAGAGGAACCTGGCCCTCAGGTGGCTCAGAGAGACCTTTAACAAGAACAGCACCCAGCCCGGCATTGTTTACTTTGCTGATGATGATAACACCTACAGCCTGGAGCTCTTCGAGGAG ATGCGCAGCACCAGGAAGGTGTCGGTGTGGCCCGTGGCCTTCGTGGGCGGCCTGCGCTACGAGTCGCCCAAGGTGAACGCGGCGGGGAAGGTGTACGGCTGGAAAACCGTGTTTGACCCGCACCGGCCCTTCGCCATCGACATGGCCGGCTTCGCCGTCAACCTGCGCCTGGTCCTGCAGCGCCCCCAGGCCTACTTCAAGCTGCGCGGCGTCAAGGGCGGCTACCAGGAGAGCAGCCTGCTGCGCGAGCTCGTCACCCTCGGCGACCTGGAGCCCCGGGCCGCCAACTGCACCAAG ATTTTAGTCTGGCACACAAGGACAGAGAAGCCTGTGCTGGTGAACGAGGGCAAGAAAGGATTCACAGATCCCAATGTGGAAATCTGA